CGTTTACATCATATGGGAGCGGTggggacaaaaaaaaaacattaacaaaaagaaaaataacagtGTTAACTTTTTTCACAACTAACACAACCATCTATAGTTTTTGTCGTTTTGGATGTCTTAAACTTATGAATGTcagacaaacaacaacacaaacacaccaaTTAAGAAACATGTACATCTGAAAGAAGGTAATTCTGGTTCTAATTTTGTCACAAGTCGTCCACCAACTACCATCAAGTTAATTACCCATCTGGACAATGTGATTAACCGTCATCCTCTCAGCCGACTAGTAATCAGGAATGTACTGAGgactgtaaaaatatatatttgacttTTAAAGTACCTATTTCTCCAACCACATCACCATATAAAATCCAACATGTCCTTCAccatcataaaataatataaatttaaaaaacgtaattaaagcaaaataatatattattatttacagatatgaataaaatacacatattaaagTATTTTCAGTATTGGCAATAAGGTTTGAAGGTTAATGTGACATGTTTTGGCTATATATACTCAATATATTGAACTCCATTAAAAAAGCACCACTCAATGTTCGGTTGTTATTTATTGCATACGTGAGGTTGCTCTGCAACACATAATAATCCTAACCCTTGTATACAATTTGGGGGTTATTTATTGCCTACCAGAATACATCCAATTACACAAAATCAGTTaaaccttttctctttttttctcataTCTTTTTTACAACTAGAAATCTGACTGGTGTGTTTTCAGTGGAGatcagtatatttaaaatttaagtacAGAACTACAGAACTGAACAAAAggcataattatatatttaactgcctataaaaacaaactatttaatgCCAATAATAAAAGAGCAAAACAATATCCTATTTTGAATAATGCATACCGGtacttaacaaaaacaaatacacaataaatCCCAATAAGTATTAATAAGaccagtaaataagtaaatagcATACTGAGTAAATAACATACAATTAAAATGCttaatacaattaaaatgtctattacaaataaaatgtataattacaacaaaacacaatattatCTGATACCAAAATGTTGCTTTATGATGGTAAACTTGTGTCATGTCACTTGTATTATGTGTTATTACATTATAAAACTGATTTAATCAGATAATTTACTGCTGTGACAAAACCATCACAGAGTTCAATGAACAGTCAAATTCACACATTTCATACTtgttatacacatatataactaaatgttaattttttttttatttgcttgtACAATTTATTTGAAATGCATCAGAAAGTTTcagtgaaaatttgtttttgttttaaaacattttttaaacaaatctatATGAAATACTTATATTTCCACatcaaagtattttttttaaaattaaagttttgaatTTATGACACTTAATCTTATTAAATTTTCCCAAACAAATAACAGATACACCAGAAGTTTTATGAATGTGTAACATTATGAATAAccaaaaacattacatacaaaaGATTGAATCAGTGTCAAAaaacattgagccttgcagagttTGAAATAACTGCTGACCTTTTTGTGCTTGGTAACATGTGGTTATACAGTTTTGTTGCATACTTTTCTCAATCGGAAAACAACCTAAGCATGGTACAATAATAGTAAACCATACAATTTTCCACAACATTTTGCAATACAAGTAAAAGTAACttaaatagaaatataatttgttgttcataaagtatttcaacattaacattactttaaaaagtatatgtaattacaattttCGTCAACCTTTTGCAATCCATGTAATAGTAACTTAACAGAGATAAAAATACCAAACAGAATAAAGTCCAAACTTATTAATGTATACTCAACATTaatgttactttaaaaaatatattaacattgctttaaaaaaattataagtgTTGAGACTAGAAACAGTAAATAAACAGAGAATATCATTTATAATCAGCTACAAATCTTCCCGCTGCTTAAGTTTTTCAGGATACTTTTCGAGAACGTAATCCATGTAGCCAGCTATTGGGTACTTGGCTTTGTAGGTCTGCTCAAACACCTCATCCAACGCCTTCAACTCGTCATCAGTCAGACCAGTCTGGAACACAGACAAAgagtaaataaatacacacaacaTCACATCCTACTAAACTGGAAGACACCATAGAACACCCAGagcatatttattataaatatggtAAAACCATGCCAGTTGTGGAACAGACCTGTTATTTGACTATAACTTGTGTATCTAAAAATACTAATGTATGTTTAACACCCGTGACTTTGACTTTTAAAATTTTGGcatcgttttaaaaataaattgggaattttcagtttcatttaaaaaaccatCATATCAAGctaagttagaatttaaaagtataatactatacatgtacttgtattcaTTCAAATTAATAGATCTGTTTTGCATTATGAAATGTTATGGTGTgtttacatattgttttcaaaatgtcttttatataataataaaaaaaactaaactatttacattcagattgggaattttttacttccaaattgggaataaaaagtaACAGACTTTGAGGAAAGGTGGGGAATGGTGCCGATTATTATCTCGAAACATAGCTGATAAAACCCTGGTGAGTGTTTAATAAAAACACTATttcaatgtaataaaaatatttgaccaaattatcaaaaacatcttttgtataataaaaaatatgtgtcTTTAAAATtctaccccccacccctccaaaacaaaaaaaaaagaagagagagaacaAAACGTTTAGAAATGAGTGCAAAGAAAAATTAAGCGATACTAGGTAAATAATATTTGCATATGTTTGCTGTACAAGTGTCCGTTTCCCCATCAACCAGCATTTAAAGTTCCATACCATAGCCCAACCTCAATATccaaacaatatattaaatttcCTTAAAAAGTAGGCCTTTTGATATCAAACTGGGGTAATAGTGGAAAAGAAGAATGTAAACATGTAATGTTAACTAATGACTGTGTGTTGAAATGCTTAGGAAtacttgtatttttttatttttttattattattgtttttttattcacaGATTCCGTTGAATACTTGTATTTTGGCAACCATGTTTATTCCTTGACTAAaaattttttatgtttaaaatacatcTTAAGCTtgtattgaaataataaaatagtagtAGTCAATggtaaacaaatttaatcacCAAAGGCAGCAAAGAATAATATATTCAAAGAAATTAAACATGACACTGTTACAAAGCGTTTTCTGGCCGAAGGGAAGCAACCCAACATATGATAGATTTGATTATTTTAGTTCTGCCAATGTTAGTTAAGACCATGTTTCTTAAAATACGATGACATCAATTATTCAATAGGCCTATAGGAACTGGGGAAGGGAGCCTGTGCCCCCACTTCAAGATGAAAATGTACTTAGGTGTTTTGtcctattttatataaataaggATAAAAATCTAGCTTGTcttcccccaccccaacacacacacacacacacacacacacacaaagatatTGATCCTCCTTAATCCAGATATTGATCCTATGGACCTgtttaaatatatgcaataaattaTAAGCTTTTACAACCTGCATGGatttttttcattataatttAAGTAAACTTACAAGATCATTATTTAAATCTGGTTCATCAAGTGACATCTTGGCCACTGCACGAGTGGAATCTATGCCAATTAAGGCATTATATGGGGAGCCTTTCCCATAAAAGTCTGAAAAAAGAagatgatttaatttttaaaaatataatttaaaatgaatgcACAACACAATACCAAGTAGGCATTTCAAGGTACAAGTaggtactacatgtatacagagggttttttctttttactaaaCATCTGAATAAATGCAAAGTAATACATAATAGAATTAACAAAAGTAACATTACATGATGTAGGTGTCGAATATACAgagtagagttgaaaatgggcagaattttcaaattagcaattagtaaaaaagttaatagaattaaaaaaaaaacacgaaaaaaacGCTGTACAagccagaaataaaaagaattgactgctcggttgaatatttatataatttagagcattttagaaggacagtccaaaaataaataaaagaaagaagagaggattggactatttaataatattaaaaaaagaaagtaatttcgacaaacttttgaacgaaggtctaaaagtttaaagtccgatatctatatgtccacgtgagtggcctcgttaaggccgttagggtgcacagcttgtagggacgagatgggttgcatcccatcaagaaaacccctagattgacagttaatagacgttgaaggtgtagtactgtgctgaaatacagatcttgagaagccggatccgtctgaacgagagagagaatcagactagggtatagtccagtcgtcatgggttggtatagtggtgcggacgggcccgactcctgaggatacgagatggtatcacaataaaacaaagtaaagtctagaaaaaatCCCGAAAACCAATTTTCACATCGCCTAAGTTCAAGgatcataactctgtcaaaactTGGTATGACCAttaaagtcaaacctgatctgttGCAGTATGTGGTGTAatgctatacacaaaattccagatcaatatctcaaggcattgtgaaagaaacatctggaaaactatatgtgtgacattcggatggacagacagacagaaggatgggcCGGTAGGGGACTCATAAAGTTACTGCTGTTTATCACATTACTAAGTATAGTGTTACATGAAGAAATGACAAGACTATTTAAAACCTTTACCTTCACCACTGCTGACATCAAAGACAACTCCTTTAATAGCCATATACAGAGGTTTAGATGCctaaaacagaaaagaaagtgAACATAAAAAGTCTGATGATTTAACTAAGAGTACAGCCATTTTGTACAAGACATCCCTTTTGATTcaggttaaaggcatactgtcacggatttaaggaccttatttctctaaaaatggataaaaaataaaaattacattaattgttggaaaccaaatctagctatcacatcaccttaactgaaccatgatggtgtgaaatccatgccaatgctctcagcaattttagttttttaattatggactattgccataattcaattatttttacaaaatatcattaataaatggagtatggtagttatgaagatggttgaataaaatacatttattgacaaatcaaattatttttgttcaggtaagactttattagaccattaaataggtcagcggtctgtgacaatatgcctttgaAGCTTATTTTTCAGAGTATAACACTTGATTCACAACTAAAGGCTTGTATAGACTCTGTGCAGCACGTGTGTGCAGTCcaactaaaaaaagaagaaataccTTAGTTTCAATGAGAGCATCTAGACTGGATGCAAATCGCATGTTGCCAGCCacaatgaaataattgtatatgGGTTATAATGCCCAAGACACAAGCCACAGACACATCAGATGCAACAGTCTGATCACACGCATGCAGGCATCCATTCTGTATGAGCCTTTACGAAGTGCTACTGATAATGCCTATGTCAGACATTCCACATCACAAAGGTCTTAGTACATTAGATGAATTGCTATGGATTATTAGTGTTGTAAATTGTGAAAATTAGGTCTCGATGACCTAGTAATGGTCATGAAaacatttaagatattattgTACTGAATATTAATCCTTTttgtagtacttttttttaaaattcacatgcCAAGAGAAGCTAAAAATAACTCTTTAAAATGGTCTCCAGGGTGTGACGGCTTCCCTTAAAAAAGATCTTGCATGCAACGTTTGATGGTTCTGCATGAATTAGTAAGAAACATTTGACCATGACAACAATTTCCTTTAAAGAttaactatataataaaattatctaCTTCTGCTTTCATATAAATGCTgcaaaacatctttaaaaataccTATACTAAACATTTCAAATCTTAACTCAAAAGAATAATGCTATACTTGACATCATTTTAACAAATTACATCACTAATCATACAAACGTCATCACTCTTCAAGAGAGTTAACTCTTGGTCCTTTTTCCTTTTAGTCAAAAAGCGAACTGAATGCAGGATTTTCACTTTACTGTAAAATTGATATAGCCTTTCGCTCACATGATATCACAGTTATGACATTCAGTGAGAGTGggtgtcatcacagctatactTATTGTAATCATATGAGCTCTCTCCAGTGCTActttttatttagtaaactagtctgggaatgGTAGTTCTCTTTGTGGCGgtacaagagggatgaaatctccagtaaaggatctcctagGGAGTGGCTGTTCTATAGACGAGGTGCTTGAtatagattcatggaatcaaccactattttgccagttgactctgcattgtgcagagatatgaacCTGATCAGGTATTACAGTTCTGATATTTTACTACAAcctgtaaaaacattttttttgtctggttttaactttactttattataaagttaacctttaatgtgcagtaatccATGAAAGGTAGGcgacagtgacctagtaatggtatgcaccacactgccatcccaggttgtacttgcatgcaaggtttgatagTTCTGCATGAATTAATAAGGAAGATTTAGCTCATATaaagattgtttttaaatgtgcagTAAATCATGAAACGTGGGTCACAGTAACCTAGTAATATGAATTGATCAGAAAGATATGCCCCGAAAGAGGATTCACTTTAATGTACAGTAAAtgttaagtttgtttaatgacaccacttagctagagcacactgatttattaaccatcagttattggatgttaaaacatttagtaattctaacaaacttagagaggaaacctgctacatttttcaatagtagcaaggaatcttttatatgcatcatcccacagacaagataccacaggctttgatataccagtagtagtgcactggttgtaacgagaaatagtatATTGGGAACAGTAGGTCAGTAACCTAGTAATGGTATGTAACACAAccccatcccaagttgtttctGCATACATGGTACTGCATCtgtcaataataacaataagtttgttttatttaacgacaccactggagcacatttattaaataatcattggctattggatgtcaaacatttggtaattctgacttgtacagtagtcatcagaggaaacctgctacatttttcctaatgccacaagggattttttatatgcactttcccataaacagaaaagcacataccacagcctttgaccagttgcagaagttaaagtttgtttgtgtttaacaacatattgaccatattgatttattaatcattgactactggatgtcaaacatttggtaattatgacatacagtcctagagaggaaacccgtcatatttttctattagtagcaagggataattatatatatatatatatatatgcaccatataGCACAACCTTCGA
This DNA window, taken from Gigantopelta aegis isolate Gae_Host chromosome 4, Gae_host_genome, whole genome shotgun sequence, encodes the following:
- the LOC121371249 gene encoding neudesin-like, with amino-acid sequence MRMIFRHFIFILLLAALSAGEKYKLKELDFDFVKNEKPVRIFTDSQLKEYDGSDASKPLYMAIKGVVFDVSSGEDFYGKGSPYNALIGIDSTRAVAKMSLDEPDLNNDLTGLTDDELKALDEVFEQTYKAKYPIAGYMDYVLEKYPEKLKQREDL